The Photobacterium sp. TY1-4 DNA window TATCACATAATGTATTGAGTCCCTGAGCAGAAGATCTGGCATATACCAAAGGTGAATTTACTCGGGCTGGATCTCCTATCGGATGTACTTGAACGCCTGAAATGCCGGCTTCCATCCCCGCTGTCACCTATCAACGAAAACCTGCTAGCCATCTTTACCGACAAACTGGTAATATCGGCTTTCAACAAAATCCCAAATATCAAGAAGAGAGTGATTCCTATGGGACGCAGTTTTGAAGTCCGTAAAATGTCAATGGCAAAAACCCAGGGTGCCAAGATCAAAGTCTATTCAAAGTACGGTAAAGAGATTTACGTCTGTGCCAAGAATGGTGGTATTGACCCTGACAGCAACCTGTCATTACGCCGCCTGATGGAAAAAGCGAAAAAAGATCAGGTTCCTGGCCACGTGATCGACAAAGCGATCGACAAGGCGAAAGGCGGCGGCGGTGAAGACTTTGCAACTGCGCGTTACGAAGGGTTCGGCCCGGGGAACACCATGGTGATCGTGGACTGTCTGACCGATAACAATAACCGTACCTACATGGACGTGCGCCAGGCATTCGTGAAAAACAATGCGAAAATCGGTGCGCCGGGTGCCGTTGGCCACATGTTCGAGCACCAGGCCGTATTCCAGTTTGCCGGTAACGATGAAGAAGCGGTACTGGAAAACCTGATGATGGAAG harbors:
- a CDS encoding YebC/PmpR family DNA-binding transcriptional regulator — translated: MGRSFEVRKMSMAKTQGAKIKVYSKYGKEIYVCAKNGGIDPDSNLSLRRLMEKAKKDQVPGHVIDKAIDKAKGGGGEDFATARYEGFGPGNTMVIVDCLTDNNNRTYMDVRQAFVKNNAKIGAPGAVGHMFEHQAVFQFAGNDEEAVLENLMMEDVDVADIECEEGVITVFAPHTEFFKVKNALAATMPDVKLDVEEISFVPQTMTPVEGDDVAAFEKFLDALNDCDDVQNVYHNAELPAE